TTATTACCCACCTAAATGGATCCATCCACTTCGTTTAGTTACCATGACTATAGTCTGGTATTTGGTAATTTACGAATGTTTAAGTTTTCTATTCACATTAACTCCGTATCGTGCCTATTTAAAGTTTCATAAGGTAGAAGCATTTGTAGTTTTAGTAGTACTCTTGCAATTCTTCTTCGAAGAGAGAATAGAATCCATTCTTTCGCAACAGAGAACGGAAGAGGCTGTACTTTTGTTCTTATCCTTAAGTCAGTTGACATTGGCGTTCGGAGGGTTTGCTCATTTTTTAAGAAGGGCAAGACTTTCTCTCGGAAAAATTTCTCCTTCTTTGGTGATGACCGGAAGTTTTGCAATGCTGATCTTTTTAGGAACCGCTGCGTTATGCCTTCCTAGAGCGGAAGCAAGGCCGATCCAATTAGTAGATCTTTTTTTTACAGCGGTAAGCGCAGTATGTGTCACAGGTCTTAGTACAATAGATGTCTCTCAAGATCTGACCGGGACTGGACAAGTGATATTGATGGTCCTCGTTCAACTAGGCGGTTTAGGGCTGATGACTTTAACAGTATTTTTTGCATTGGTTTTAGAAGGGCAAGTTTCAGTGACCGAAAAACTGATCGTTAAGGACCTGTTCAGCCAAGAATCCATCGGAAGGGCAGGCTCAATCTTAAAACAAGTTGCTTACCAAACATTTGCGATAGAAGGGATTGGTTCTGTTTTTCTTTACTTAACATTTCCAAAGGAGCTTGGCTTCTCTCAAAAAGAACTTATATTCCAATCTATATTTCATTCTATAACAGCGTTTTGTAATGCAGGGTTTGCTCTTTTTCCAAGAGGATTAGCGGAGCCTTATTTCAAGGGATCTTATACATTCCTTTCCACATTTATGGTTTTGATCGTATTTGGGGGGCTAGGTTTTCCTACTGTGAATCAACTTTTAAGGAAAATTAGATTTGATGGAGAATCTTTTAGAAATCGTTTTTCCCTGGGTTCTAAGCTGATCCTGATCACAACTTTATTCTTATTACTCTTTGGATGGATATCCTACTGGGTATTAGAAAGAAATTTTAGTTTGAAAGATTTGAATTGGTATGACCAGGCTTTTCATTCTTTATTCTATTCAGTTACAACGAGGACCGCTGGATTTAATACCTTGGATATTTCTTCTATGGGAATACCAATGGTGTTTGTGAGTTTATTTTTGATGTGGGTAGGCGCTTCTCCTAATTCTACTGGCGGTGGGATTAAAACTTCTACATTAGCGCTTGCAGTCTTACAGTTTTATCAATTTTTTACGGGAAAAGAAAGAGTGGATGTTTTTGGAAGAACAGTCGCAGAAAATTCTCTTTCCAGAGCGTCTGTTGCGATCGTACTTTCCATGTTTATAATATTTTTAGGGATCTTTTTCATAGTCTGTTTCGAGAAACCTTTTCCTTTTTTGGATATTTGTTATGAAGTGGTTTCCGCTTACGGAACTACAGGTCTTTCGAGAGGGATCACTTCCCAGTTTGAGGCACCCGGAAAATTATTATTATGTTTTGTAATGTTTGTGGGTAGGGTCGGGGTTTTGACGGTATTATTAGCTTTTGTTCCGAAACCTAAACCTAGAAGATATTGGTATCCTGAAGAATATGTTGTGGTCGGTTAAAGGAAGGTTCGAATGAGAAAGAAAAGGATCGCAGTTGTTGGCCTGGGAGATTTCGGGATCGAACTAGTAAAAAGACTGTATGAAGATGGGCAAGAAGTCACAGCAATCGATCAGGATAAAAATAAGATAGATCGAATCAGAGAATTTTCTACTTACTGTGTTGCGATCGATTCCACGGACGAATCTGAATTGAAAGAGCATGGTTTGGACGAGATGGATGCAGTAGTTTTAGCGATCGGAGATAATTTCGAAAATTTGATCGTGACTGCCGACGCATTAAAAAAGATCGGCGCAATCAATATATTCGCTCGTTATCAATCCGATCTGAACAAAAGAGTTTTGCAGATGTTGGGAATAGAGAATTTATTCAATCCGGAAGAACAGGCTGCTCATTCTATGGCGGAACAACTTGCAAATAGCAGCGTAAAAGGTGTCACCTTACTCGGACAAGATTATAGAATTTTAGAAGCCGTGGTACCGAAACATATGCAGGGTAAAACCGTACAAGGTGCCAAACTGAGAGAAGATTGGAATCTAAATTTGATCACAGTCAAAAGACCTAAAAAGACCAGAAGGAAATCGGATCGAAATGACGAAGAAGTTTTAGGAATTCCTTCTCCAAATCTGGTTTTATCGGAAGGAGACATCCTAGTTCTGTTTGGGAAAGCGGAAGATCTGGAGCAAATGATTGGAAATCGTTAAGTAAGTTTTCCATAACTTTTATACAAAAGCTTCGAATTTTAAATGAAAACAATCCGATTTCGGAGTAAAATCGAGTTCGATTCGGTCGAAAGAATATAATGATGAGAGTTCTGATCCTTTTACTATTATTAGGATGCAATTTTTGCTCTCCTCTCCAGGTTAAATCCCAGGTAGAGGTAGAAAGATCGGATCATATTCGCTACTACGAAAAAACCTACGCATTCCTTCCATTTTTCGGTCAGGCACCTCCTATTATTATCCGTGAAAACGAAGATCTTATTCGCGAAAAACTTGCGGAGAAGGGTTACAAAGAGGTAGATATCTCCAGAGCGGATCAATTGATACATTACGATATATTAATATTTCCGAGAGGAAGTGTAATCGATAATAGAGCCGATCTTGGCGCTTTCGGAGGATGGACCAGTGCAAGAGGGATGAGATACCATTCGTATGGTGGTACTTCCAGTAGATTAGCTGCAGTGCCAATTTTAGGAAGCGTTGGAGGATATTCTCCTTTTGCATTTATGGGAAATTTCGGTAATTCCAGAATTTCAGGCGCCAGTCCTTATTACGAAAATTTTTACGATGTGATCTTTAAACTCGTGATCTATGATGGCAAACGTTATAGAGGACTTCCTTCCAGCGTACTTTTAAAAGCAAACGTGGAAGGAGAAGGCAGATCGGGACCGATGTTCGATGTGATCCCTTATCTAATCACCGGTTTTTTTAAATCATTTCCCAATTTCGTAGGAGAAAAAAACGAGATCATCTCCGAAGAAGAAGTTTGGAGAGGACATTGATTATCCCATCGGATAGGGGATCTTTTTAGAGACCTCATCTATCTTTTTTAAAATATCGTCGGACAAGATAAGATTTGTTGCCTTTAGACTTTCTTCCAATTGTTCTACAGTATTCGCTCCAATAATGGTAGAAGCCACATAATCATGTTGTTTGGACCAAGCAACTGAAAGGGTAGTCACACTTATTCCTGCTTCCTTGGCTATTTCAATCAGTTCTTTTGTGGAAGCGAGAGTCCCTTCGTTCAAAAATCGATTTGCCATTCTTCTTTGTCTTTCTGTTGGAAGTTTTGCATAACGCGTAAATCTGGCATTTTCAGGAGGAGTTGATCCGTTATACTTTCCCGTCAATACTCCACCGGCTAAAGGAGAATAAGGAAGAAGACTGATTTGTTCTCTTCTACAAATATCGGATAGAGCATCTTCGAACCTTCGATTCAAAATGCTAAAATTGTTTTGTATTGATTCGTATCTAGCAAGTTTGTTCGTGCGGGAAACTTCTAAACTTTTCATAGTTCCCCAGGCGGTTTCGTTACTGCTTCCTATGTATCTAACTTTACCTTCGTCTATCAATTCGGTCAAAGCTTCTAATGTTTCTTCAAATCCGAAATCATGATCAGGCCAATGAGTTTGGTATAAGTCTATATAATCGGTTCCGAGCCTTTTCAAACTTCCTTCGATTGCTACTTTTATATTTCTGCGATCTAGTGCAGTTTTACCTTCTCTCACTGGAGGAGTGAACCATCCATGACCTGGGCCACAAACTTTAGTTGCGATCAGGATAGATTCTCTCTTCTTAGTCTTTAACCAATTGCCGAAAATTTTTTCAGTGGCGTGAACATACTCGGCCTCCGGAGGAACAGGATAGATCTCTGCAGTATCGTAAAAATCTATTCCCGAATCGAAAGCTTTGTTCAAAATTCGATGTGCTTCCTTCTCATCACAACTGGA
This Leptospira hartskeerlii DNA region includes the following protein-coding sequences:
- a CDS encoding potassium channel family protein produces the protein MRKKRIAVVGLGDFGIELVKRLYEDGQEVTAIDQDKNKIDRIREFSTYCVAIDSTDESELKEHGLDEMDAVVLAIGDNFENLIVTADALKKIGAINIFARYQSDLNKRVLQMLGIENLFNPEEQAAHSMAEQLANSSVKGVTLLGQDYRILEAVVPKHMQGKTVQGAKLREDWNLNLITVKRPKKTRRKSDRNDEEVLGIPSPNLVLSEGDILVLFGKAEDLEQMIGNR
- a CDS encoding TrkH family potassium uptake protein, giving the protein MNSFLDPDLRTKLVSEWGRISLIFEESIKPFLRFIFGVLGVISLFILIFLYGFYYPPKWIHPLRLVTMTIVWYLVIYECLSFLFTLTPYRAYLKFHKVEAFVVLVVLLQFFFEERIESILSQQRTEEAVLLFLSLSQLTLAFGGFAHFLRRARLSLGKISPSLVMTGSFAMLIFLGTAALCLPRAEARPIQLVDLFFTAVSAVCVTGLSTIDVSQDLTGTGQVILMVLVQLGGLGLMTLTVFFALVLEGQVSVTEKLIVKDLFSQESIGRAGSILKQVAYQTFAIEGIGSVFLYLTFPKELGFSQKELIFQSIFHSITAFCNAGFALFPRGLAEPYFKGSYTFLSTFMVLIVFGGLGFPTVNQLLRKIRFDGESFRNRFSLGSKLILITTLFLLLFGWISYWVLERNFSLKDLNWYDQAFHSLFYSVTTRTAGFNTLDISSMGIPMVFVSLFLMWVGASPNSTGGGIKTSTLALAVLQFYQFFTGKERVDVFGRTVAENSLSRASVAIVLSMFIIFLGIFFIVCFEKPFPFLDICYEVVSAYGTTGLSRGITSQFEAPGKLLLCFVMFVGRVGVLTVLLAFVPKPKPRRYWYPEEYVVVG
- a CDS encoding aldo/keto reductase, translating into MKKRRLGKTGMVVSEICMGTMTFGSSCDEKEAHRILNKAFDSGIDFYDTAEIYPVPPEAEYVHATEKIFGNWLKTKKRESILIATKVCGPGHGWFTPPVREGKTALDRRNIKVAIEGSLKRLGTDYIDLYQTHWPDHDFGFEETLEALTELIDEGKVRYIGSSNETAWGTMKSLEVSRTNKLARYESIQNNFSILNRRFEDALSDICRREQISLLPYSPLAGGVLTGKYNGSTPPENARFTRYAKLPTERQRRMANRFLNEGTLASTKELIEIAKEAGISVTTLSVAWSKQHDYVASTIIGANTVEQLEESLKATNLILSDDILKKIDEVSKKIPYPMG